One Myxococcales bacterium genomic region harbors:
- a CDS encoding aminotransferase class V-fold PLP-dependent enzyme encodes MTFDGTKLRAIREEFPVLAGSIYLNTNSTGAFPRAAEEALEGFGALLGSWRDELWKERFFGDLAAHADALAELVGGEKGSVVTDANVATLLGRVVSCFAFEDRPKLVTTTLDFPTAPFLFQGFARYGAEPVVVPSRDGVRVDTEGLLRAVDERTRLVCIPHATPGTGALVDLGAVVARAREVGALVAVDAFATVGAVPIDARALDLDFVLGGSHKFLCGLGAAFLYVKPKLLPELRPAVTGWMGTEDPLAFGDALTHATGTRRFLAGTPSVIGALVSRPGLAMVRELGVDAIRARSTALTGRVIARAKEAKIDVKTPERPEERGAIACLSFPGDAAVHKELLARNMVTSYRGLIRVAPHFYTTDEELETFMDTLVELARKARA; translated from the coding sequence ATGACCTTCGACGGCACGAAGCTCCGCGCCATCCGCGAGGAGTTTCCGGTCCTCGCGGGCTCCATCTACCTCAACACGAACTCGACGGGCGCCTTCCCGCGCGCGGCCGAGGAGGCGCTCGAGGGCTTCGGCGCGCTGCTCGGCTCGTGGCGCGACGAGCTCTGGAAAGAGCGCTTCTTCGGCGATCTCGCCGCCCACGCCGACGCCCTCGCCGAGCTCGTCGGCGGGGAGAAGGGCTCGGTCGTGACGGACGCGAACGTGGCCACGCTGCTCGGGCGCGTGGTCTCGTGTTTCGCCTTCGAGGATCGCCCGAAGCTCGTCACGACCACGCTCGATTTTCCGACGGCGCCCTTCCTCTTCCAGGGCTTCGCGCGGTACGGCGCCGAGCCCGTCGTCGTGCCGTCTCGGGACGGCGTCCGCGTCGACACGGAGGGCCTCCTACGCGCCGTCGACGAACGCACGCGCCTCGTGTGTATACCGCATGCAACTCCGGGCACGGGGGCCCTGGTCGATCTCGGCGCCGTCGTCGCGAGGGCGCGCGAGGTAGGCGCGCTCGTCGCGGTCGACGCGTTCGCCACCGTGGGCGCCGTCCCGATCGACGCACGCGCGCTCGACCTCGATTTCGTCCTGGGCGGCTCGCACAAGTTCTTGTGTGGCCTCGGCGCCGCGTTCCTCTACGTGAAGCCGAAGCTCCTCCCCGAGCTCCGCCCTGCCGTCACGGGCTGGATGGGCACCGAGGACCCTCTCGCCTTCGGAGACGCACTGACGCACGCCACGGGCACACGCCGCTTCCTCGCGGGGACGCCGAGCGTCATCGGGGCGCTCGTGTCCAGGCCCGGCCTCGCCATGGTCCGCGAGCTCGGGGTCGACGCGATCCGCGCGCGCTCCACGGCGCTCACCGGCCGCGTCATCGCCCGGGCCAAAGAGGCGAAGATCGACGTCAAAACCCCGGAGAGGCCGGAGGAGCGCGGCGCGATCGCGTGCCTCTCCTTCCCGGGAGACGCGGCGGTGCACAAGGAGCTCCTCGCCCGAAACATGGTGACGAGCTACCGCGGGCTCATCCGCGTCGCGCCGCACTTCTACACGACCGACGAAGAGCTCGAGACCTTCATGGATACGCTCGTCGAGCTCGCGCGAAAGGCCCGAGCATGA
- a CDS encoding helix-turn-helix transcriptional regulator — MRSSSPSLNTARQNIRHALRELRISRGLSQADLARRLGMSQSRLSEVERGAGSFTAEQLVEALRTFNVPLDHIIPGGAVEDQLQSTLVRFGALHLHAPEGTLPSERLGRLATALRETLVTTKSPRLLAALAPVLARNVDTIDLGELQLEMRRLGREARLGWALESTLAALGAELEAPLPLDWAKLYRRAKAVLGPAVAHLERTRRADAPPDVLDASIRSQKTIDTIRAHADTIAARWGIVTTMTTEDFQRALRDARE; from the coding sequence ATGCGCTCTTCTTCCCCGAGCTTGAACACCGCACGTCAGAACATTCGCCATGCCCTGCGTGAGCTTCGAATCTCGCGTGGGCTCTCCCAGGCAGACCTCGCCCGGCGCCTGGGGATGTCGCAGAGCCGCCTAAGTGAGGTCGAGCGCGGCGCGGGATCGTTCACGGCCGAGCAGCTCGTCGAGGCGCTTCGCACGTTCAACGTTCCGCTCGATCACATCATCCCCGGCGGCGCCGTGGAGGACCAGCTCCAGAGCACCCTCGTCCGGTTCGGGGCGCTCCACCTCCACGCCCCCGAAGGCACGCTCCCGAGCGAGCGCCTCGGCCGCCTCGCGACGGCCCTCCGCGAGACGTTGGTCACCACGAAGTCGCCCCGCCTGCTCGCGGCGCTCGCCCCCGTGCTCGCCCGAAACGTGGACACGATCGACCTCGGCGAGCTCCAGCTCGAGATGCGGAGGCTCGGGCGCGAGGCGAGGCTCGGATGGGCCCTCGAGAGCACGCTCGCGGCACTCGGCGCCGAGCTCGAGGCCCCCCTCCCGCTCGACTGGGCCAAGCTCTATCGGCGCGCGAAGGCGGTCCTCGGGCCCGCCGTGGCGCACCTCGAACGCACCCGGCGCGCCGACGCCCCACCCGACGTCCTCGACGCCTCGATTCGAAGCCAGAAGACGATCGACACGATCCGAGCGCACGCCGACACCATCGCCGCGCGCTGGGGCATCGTGACCACGATGACGACGGAAGACTTCCAAAGGGCCCTGCGAGACGCCCGTGAGTGA
- a CDS encoding methyltransferase domain-containing protein encodes MNARSLLSLLFHGKKALDLVDAARRMGIVARLDRGPVTLAELARETGAIEKRLYKLMDGLESLGLVVRTQPEDAIGSAVYSTKEPLGPAVDAVLGEGSIERDRDTYPWQETFEKIPEIVRGERTPRGFSWPPATDEELRAFEKSMTQGAPPIALALRDAGDCLFPKRDARWLDVGGGDGFVAEELLAVHPELRADVYNLAAAEPLVRARSEKLGHRRLGFYPGNFLEEPLPSGYDTISFVRVLHDWPADIARTLVTKAFDALPSGGTIFVCEEFRNAERLAVQFFWTYFLVGFDTCVSRLREREWYEEAFTRAGFVDVAFRPGGFEVVFARKP; translated from the coding sequence ATGAACGCGCGGAGCCTCCTCAGCCTGCTCTTCCATGGGAAAAAGGCCCTCGATCTCGTCGACGCGGCGAGGCGGATGGGCATCGTCGCGCGCCTCGATCGTGGGCCCGTCACGCTCGCCGAGCTGGCCCGCGAGACGGGTGCCATCGAGAAGCGCCTCTACAAGCTCATGGACGGCCTCGAGAGCCTCGGCCTCGTCGTGCGCACCCAGCCCGAGGACGCCATCGGCTCGGCCGTCTACTCCACGAAGGAGCCGCTCGGGCCCGCGGTCGACGCGGTCTTGGGAGAGGGCTCGATCGAGCGCGATCGCGACACCTACCCGTGGCAAGAGACGTTCGAGAAGATCCCCGAGATCGTGCGCGGAGAGCGCACCCCTCGAGGGTTCTCGTGGCCGCCCGCCACGGACGAAGAGCTCCGCGCCTTCGAGAAGAGCATGACCCAGGGCGCGCCGCCCATCGCGCTCGCCCTGCGCGACGCGGGAGATTGCCTCTTCCCGAAGCGCGACGCGCGCTGGCTCGACGTGGGGGGTGGCGATGGCTTCGTCGCGGAAGAGCTCCTCGCCGTGCACCCCGAGCTCCGCGCCGACGTGTACAACCTCGCCGCCGCCGAGCCGCTCGTGCGGGCGCGAAGCGAGAAGCTCGGCCACCGGAGGCTCGGGTTTTACCCGGGTAATTTCCTCGAGGAGCCGTTGCCTTCGGGCTACGACACCATCTCCTTCGTGCGTGTCCTCCACGACTGGCCGGCCGACATCGCGCGCACCCTGGTGACGAAGGCGTTCGACGCCCTCCCCTCGGGCGGCACGATCTTCGTCTGCGAAGAGTTCCGAAACGCCGAGCGCCTCGCGGTGCAGTTCTTCTGGACGTACTTCCTCGTCGGCTTCGACACGTGCGTGAGCCGCCTGCGCGAGCGCGAGTGGTACGAAGAGGCGTTCACGCGCGCCGGCTTCGTCGACGTGGCCTTCCGCCCCGGCGGGTTCGAGGTCGTCTTCGCGCGAAAGCCGTGA
- a CDS encoding response regulator transcription factor, translated as MIPRILVLDDNAMTLEITKDALENEGFVVDTALTLGEFESLRDARPSPDLFLVDVQMPEMEGDEVVSLLRRKHEVAVPILLVSSLPDGDLEQRTSTSLATGFVSKAAGVDALVAMVRHLMADYEPHEG; from the coding sequence ATGATCCCCCGGATATTGGTGCTCGACGACAACGCGATGACCCTCGAGATCACGAAGGACGCCCTCGAGAACGAGGGCTTCGTGGTCGACACCGCGCTCACGCTCGGCGAGTTCGAGTCGCTGCGCGACGCGCGCCCGAGCCCCGATCTCTTCCTCGTCGACGTGCAGATGCCGGAGATGGAGGGCGACGAGGTCGTCTCGCTCCTGCGCAGGAAACACGAGGTGGCCGTGCCCATTCTGCTCGTCTCGTCCCTCCCCGACGGGGACCTCGAGCAGCGCACCTCCACGTCGCTCGCGACGGGCTTCGTCTCGAAGGCCGCTGGCGTCGACGCGCTCGTCGCGATGGTGCGCCACCTCATGGCCGACTACGAGCCCCACGAGGGCTGA
- a CDS encoding tryptophan 2,3-dioxygenase, with the protein MSTNDNGRFAEALQTALDGAVFNSTLRKNVGEGALDYEVYLKTGELLSLQTKLSALSAPDELLFQIVHQTQELWMKQLGFDAVVLVRAMDEGNLMGALAMLHRMFVTVRSLADQVRILQTMPPDVFQVVRRQLGNGSGLESPGYNRFHVAADAIRAAFSRWCERRSTKLVDIYLESEKNAETHRLAEALVDLDEAFQVWMVVHYMLVRRTIGVAKSVKALDGFPTVLLASRMTRPLFPELWDVRVEMTEAWKREGGYSPGAEREGEGASPPVHACAHAAALGSQGPYGGSHSGLRPAVREGEGEGPASTRSGTR; encoded by the coding sequence ATGAGTACGAACGACAACGGTAGATTCGCCGAAGCGCTCCAGACCGCCCTCGACGGCGCGGTCTTCAACTCGACCCTGCGCAAGAACGTGGGAGAAGGCGCGCTCGATTACGAGGTCTACCTGAAGACCGGCGAGCTCCTCTCGCTCCAGACCAAGCTCAGCGCGCTGAGCGCCCCGGACGAGCTCCTCTTCCAGATCGTGCACCAGACCCAAGAGCTCTGGATGAAGCAGCTCGGCTTCGACGCGGTCGTGCTCGTGCGCGCCATGGACGAGGGCAACCTCATGGGCGCGCTCGCCATGCTCCACCGCATGTTCGTCACGGTGCGCAGCCTGGCCGACCAGGTGCGCATCCTCCAGACCATGCCACCCGACGTGTTTCAGGTCGTGAGGCGCCAGCTCGGAAACGGGAGCGGCCTCGAGTCGCCGGGGTACAACCGCTTCCACGTGGCGGCCGACGCCATCCGCGCTGCGTTCTCGCGCTGGTGCGAGCGGCGCAGCACGAAGCTCGTCGACATCTACCTCGAATCCGAGAAGAACGCCGAAACTCACCGCCTCGCCGAGGCCCTCGTCGATCTCGACGAGGCGTTCCAGGTGTGGATGGTCGTGCACTACATGCTCGTGCGTCGAACCATCGGGGTGGCCAAGTCGGTCAAGGCGCTCGACGGCTTCCCCACCGTGCTGCTCGCGAGCCGCATGACCCGCCCGCTCTTCCCCGAGCTGTGGGACGTGCGCGTCGAAATGACCGAGGCGTGGAAGCGCGAGGGCGGGTATTCGCCCGGCGCGGAGCGTGAGGGCGAGGGCGCGTCACCTCCGGTCCACGCGTGCGCACACGCAGCGGCGCTCGGCTCGCAGGGGCCCTACGGCGGATCGCACTCCGGTCTCAGGCCCGCCGTCCGCGAGGGCGAAGGCGAAGGGCCCGCGTCGACTCGCTCGGGGACACGATGA
- a CDS encoding HD domain-containing protein has product MNDELVSLLHALDGVRQSPKYHPEGDALFHSLQVFELATSATSDRVLWAAALFHDVGKAVDGPLHDEIGADLLEGLVCDRAVWLVRHHLDLLREPRLTRRRYHGTRALRELEQLRRWDLGGRDPRARVMTVEDALELLFAGDPTALAADDEGSFDPLSS; this is encoded by the coding sequence ATGAACGACGAACTGGTCTCGCTGCTCCACGCCCTCGACGGCGTCCGGCAATCTCCCAAGTATCACCCCGAGGGCGACGCCCTCTTCCACTCCCTGCAGGTCTTCGAGCTCGCCACGAGCGCCACGAGCGACCGCGTGCTCTGGGCCGCGGCGCTCTTTCACGACGTCGGCAAGGCCGTCGACGGTCCCCTCCACGACGAGATCGGCGCCGATCTCCTCGAGGGGCTCGTCTGCGATCGCGCCGTGTGGCTCGTTCGTCATCACCTCGATCTCCTTCGTGAGCCGCGCCTCACGCGGCGCCGCTACCACGGAACGAGGGCGCTTCGTGAGCTCGAGCAGCTCCGCCGCTGGGACCTCGGAGGTCGCGATCCACGCGCGCGTGTCATGACCGTCGAAGACGCGCTCGAGCTCTTGTTCGCGGGCGATCCGACCGCGCTCGCTGCCGACGACGAGGGGAGCTTCGACCCCCTGTCCTCATGA
- a CDS encoding protein kinase has product MVKELALKDTDRLEADTLADPAMPAKVAAEVETVRGAPGLREGDPSRSPVVPGYEIVGVLGRGGMGVVYEAKHVALKRHVALKMLQHPSLVGEEPLVRFRLEAEVLASLKHPHIVQIYEIGNAEGRPYFALELVEGGTLLTKVKRRDTPFREAAELVVTLARAVHSAHERGIVHRDLKPGNILLTPDGTPKVADFGIARTQSSAAIEDPDMLLGTPGYMAPETVATPWAATHAVDVFALGAILHALLTGTAPFVGKDVADTLRKTLLEEPPRLRKTRPDVPRDLEVVCAKCLAKAPADRYPTAAAFADDLERYLHGEPIVARRRGPAERFVRWCMANPIPTSALMATAIGSCLTVSYMSKLSNDVAKTTALQGAAQELETLEKVTDYYTENVVGRLNPHEGRTSTRYRERPGSIPVPATLTIELGEVVTSASQVGQELRMYSDLPFQNRKDGGPRNAFEREALVQLRKDPSRPYYAFESTVSPTTHERRMVLRYAKARVLKETCVGCHNSHEESPKTDWKVGDVRGAIEVVRTLDTDVERSRSGLRGAGVLVSSAFGLLLVFSGAMAISNGITKRRVPTRAGRA; this is encoded by the coding sequence GTGGTGAAGGAGCTCGCCTTGAAAGACACCGACCGATTGGAGGCGGACACCCTCGCCGACCCCGCGATGCCAGCGAAGGTCGCGGCAGAGGTGGAGACCGTACGTGGAGCTCCCGGCCTTCGCGAGGGGGACCCGTCGCGGTCCCCGGTGGTGCCGGGCTACGAGATCGTCGGGGTGCTCGGGCGTGGCGGGATGGGCGTGGTCTACGAAGCGAAGCACGTCGCCCTGAAGCGTCACGTCGCGCTCAAGATGTTGCAGCATCCCTCCCTCGTCGGGGAGGAGCCGCTCGTGAGGTTTCGTTTGGAGGCGGAGGTCTTGGCCAGCCTCAAGCACCCTCACATCGTTCAGATCTACGAGATCGGGAACGCCGAAGGGCGCCCCTACTTCGCGCTCGAGCTCGTCGAGGGAGGCACCCTCCTCACGAAGGTCAAGAGGCGCGACACGCCCTTTCGTGAGGCCGCCGAGCTCGTGGTCACGCTCGCGCGCGCCGTGCACTCTGCCCACGAGCGAGGCATCGTCCATCGTGATCTCAAACCCGGCAATATCCTGCTTACGCCGGACGGGACCCCGAAGGTGGCCGACTTCGGCATCGCTCGCACGCAAAGCTCTGCGGCGATCGAGGACCCGGACATGCTCCTCGGGACACCGGGGTACATGGCACCGGAGACCGTCGCGACTCCGTGGGCCGCGACGCACGCGGTCGACGTGTTCGCGCTCGGCGCCATTCTCCATGCGCTCCTGACGGGGACGGCTCCGTTCGTAGGGAAGGACGTCGCGGACACTCTGCGGAAGACCCTCCTCGAAGAGCCGCCCCGGCTACGCAAGACGCGGCCCGACGTCCCGAGGGACCTCGAGGTGGTCTGCGCGAAGTGCCTGGCGAAGGCGCCGGCCGACCGCTATCCCACGGCCGCTGCGTTCGCGGACGATCTCGAGCGCTACCTCCATGGTGAGCCGATCGTGGCGCGTCGCCGCGGCCCCGCAGAGAGGTTCGTGCGATGGTGTATGGCGAACCCCATCCCCACGTCGGCGCTCATGGCCACGGCGATCGGCTCGTGTCTCACCGTTTCTTACATGTCGAAGCTCTCGAACGACGTGGCCAAAACGACGGCGCTGCAGGGCGCGGCGCAAGAGCTCGAGACTCTCGAGAAGGTGACCGACTACTACACGGAGAACGTCGTCGGTCGGTTGAATCCCCACGAGGGCCGTACGAGCACCCGCTACCGCGAGCGACCCGGGAGTATCCCGGTGCCCGCGACCCTCACGATCGAGCTCGGGGAGGTCGTGACGAGCGCGAGCCAGGTTGGCCAAGAGCTCCGGATGTATAGCGATTTGCCGTTCCAGAACCGCAAAGACGGTGGACCTCGGAACGCCTTCGAGCGCGAGGCGCTCGTGCAGCTTCGAAAAGATCCGAGCCGCCCGTATTACGCCTTCGAGAGCACCGTCAGCCCGACGACTCACGAGCGACGAATGGTACTTCGCTATGCCAAGGCACGAGTCTTGAAGGAGACGTGCGTCGGTTGCCACAACTCCCACGAGGAGAGCCCCAAGACCGATTGGAAGGTCGGCGATGTCCGTGGCGCCATCGAGGTCGTTCGCACCCTCGACACGGACGTGGAGCGCTCGCGCTCCGGGCTGCGTGGCGCCGGGGTTCTGGTCTCGTCGGCGTTCGGGCTCCTCTTGGTCTTCTCCGGAGCCATGGCGATCTCCAACGGGATAACCAAAAGGAGGGTGCCCACGCGCGCGGGGCGAGCCTGA
- a CDS encoding PEP/pyruvate-binding domain-containing protein, translated as MPAGAKAEDLVFDPGEIVILPEPLTDITRVAGIVSQTFSTPLSHVNLRAAAWDIPNVGLRGAATTYAALDGKMVVLEATSTSAAIRAATKAEVDREEARRKDEKAKTAIKVPAANLAVRELRTLDAIGAGDAPIYGAKTANLGRIVSAKLQGFTVPAGFGVPVVHYAEHLKAAGLDARITAMLADPDFRKSPESRKKKLAELRAAIVASPVAPAFAASVKASLEALGAKGSPDAGVSDAGLEPPRVFVRSSTNAEDLPGFSGAGLYDTVPNVRGDAAVIEAIKRVWASVWNFAAYDERELYGIDHAAVLGAVLVQIGIDATAAGVLVTAHPTNADDTRTFTINAKSGLGIRVVDGKKVPEIILYNTHNRAVRVVSRSDEDAMLVFDPKGGVREVPTPEKGKPILTTARVERLAAAALRIKTTFPKDQPLDIEWLFRGEEVFVVQARPFLAGPKKAEGPGLLP; from the coding sequence GTGCCGGCGGGGGCGAAGGCCGAAGACCTCGTGTTCGACCCGGGCGAGATCGTGATTTTGCCCGAGCCGCTCACGGACATCACGCGCGTCGCGGGCATCGTGTCGCAGACCTTCTCGACGCCCCTGTCGCACGTGAACCTACGCGCCGCCGCGTGGGACATCCCGAACGTCGGCCTCCGTGGCGCGGCGACGACGTACGCTGCGCTCGACGGCAAGATGGTCGTGCTCGAGGCCACGTCGACGTCGGCGGCGATCCGCGCCGCGACGAAGGCCGAGGTGGACCGTGAAGAGGCGCGTCGGAAGGACGAGAAGGCGAAGACGGCGATCAAGGTGCCCGCGGCGAACCTCGCCGTACGAGAGCTCCGAACGCTCGACGCGATCGGCGCGGGGGACGCTCCGATCTACGGCGCGAAGACGGCGAACCTCGGGCGAATCGTGTCGGCCAAGCTCCAAGGGTTCACGGTGCCCGCGGGCTTCGGCGTGCCTGTCGTGCACTACGCCGAGCACCTCAAGGCCGCGGGGCTCGACGCGCGCATCACGGCCATGCTCGCCGACCCGGACTTTCGGAAGAGCCCGGAATCGCGCAAAAAGAAGCTCGCGGAGCTCCGCGCGGCCATCGTGGCGTCGCCCGTGGCTCCGGCGTTCGCCGCGTCGGTGAAGGCGAGCCTCGAGGCCCTCGGCGCCAAAGGGAGCCCCGACGCGGGCGTCTCCGACGCGGGCCTCGAGCCGCCCCGTGTGTTCGTGCGGTCGTCCACGAACGCCGAGGACTTGCCCGGATTTTCGGGTGCCGGGCTCTACGACACGGTGCCCAACGTGCGCGGCGACGCGGCGGTGATCGAGGCGATCAAGCGCGTGTGGGCGAGTGTATGGAACTTCGCGGCGTACGATGAACGTGAGCTCTATGGCATCGACCACGCGGCGGTGCTCGGCGCGGTGCTCGTTCAGATCGGCATCGACGCGACCGCCGCGGGGGTGCTCGTCACGGCCCACCCGACGAACGCGGACGACACGCGCACCTTCACGATCAACGCGAAGAGTGGCCTCGGCATTCGGGTAGTCGATGGGAAGAAGGTGCCCGAGATCATCCTCTACAACACGCACAACCGCGCCGTGCGCGTCGTGTCGCGCTCGGACGAGGACGCGATGCTCGTCTTCGACCCGAAGGGCGGCGTGAGGGAGGTCCCGACGCCCGAGAAGGGCAAACCCATCTTGACCACGGCGCGCGTCGAGAGGCTCGCGGCCGCGGCGCTCCGTATCAAGACGACGTTCCCCAAAGACCAGCCGCTCGACATCGAGTGGCTCTTCCGCGGCGAGGAGGTCTTCGTCGTGCAGGCGCGGCCGTTCCTCGCGGGGCCGAAGAAGGCCGAGGGGCCCGGGCTCTTGCCGTGA
- a CDS encoding nucleotide-binding enzyme, with translation MSWERYGGLRAALAQLAAQIMYGEDVKQYFTAKRLAAKRLLGRGESARSIRYRPQDLPSNGEIKQALLELVTEIEGDARTQRLFAMRIVALEAMEALAPFSPRLIGSVATGHVRSGSDVDLHVFAWDAADIVAHVRALGWTHETEHVSIQKHGKIMNFTHVHVVDVFPLELTVYAPNELRNRPRSSTDGKPIVRIRDTMLRKLCEAEHPELYRRYVESGEVPSLDDILAAEEKGDDGDSLLDLASVDDDDPSWHEALVDPWCETGPDEPLAASETEDEPDDDENEPRIRRVGEGRRRGRYGSDG, from the coding sequence ATGAGCTGGGAGCGCTACGGGGGCCTGCGCGCCGCCCTCGCTCAGCTCGCCGCGCAGATCATGTACGGAGAGGACGTGAAGCAGTACTTCACGGCCAAGCGCCTCGCCGCCAAGCGGCTCTTGGGCAGAGGGGAGAGCGCGCGCTCGATACGTTATCGTCCGCAAGACTTGCCCTCGAACGGGGAGATCAAGCAGGCGCTCCTCGAGCTCGTCACCGAGATCGAAGGCGACGCACGGACGCAGCGGCTCTTCGCCATGCGCATCGTGGCCCTCGAGGCGATGGAGGCGCTCGCGCCCTTCTCGCCGCGGCTCATCGGCTCGGTGGCCACGGGGCACGTGAGGAGCGGGAGCGACGTCGATCTCCACGTGTTCGCGTGGGACGCGGCCGACATCGTCGCTCACGTGCGCGCCCTCGGTTGGACGCACGAGACCGAGCACGTCAGCATCCAAAAACACGGCAAAATCATGAACTTCACGCACGTGCACGTCGTGGACGTCTTCCCGCTCGAGCTCACGGTCTACGCGCCGAACGAGCTCCGGAACCGCCCGCGCAGCAGCACCGACGGAAAGCCCATCGTCCGAATCCGAGACACCATGCTTCGGAAGCTCTGCGAGGCCGAGCACCCGGAGCTCTACCGCCGCTACGTCGAGTCGGGTGAGGTGCCGTCCCTCGACGACATCCTCGCGGCCGAGGAGAAGGGCGACGATGGCGACTCCCTGCTCGACCTCGCCTCGGTCGATGACGACGATCCGTCATGGCACGAGGCGCTCGTCGATCCGTGGTGCGAGACCGGGCCCGACGAGCCACTCGCGGCGTCGGAGACGGAAGACGAGCCCGACGACGACGAAAACGAGCCGAGGATACGACGCGTCGGCGAGGGGCGGCGCCGAGGCCGGTACGGAAGCGACGGCTGA